In Streptomyces sannanensis, the DNA window TCACTCGGGTGGGCGGATACGGATGCATGGGGGGTGTCAGGTCCTGTCCGGTCGACCATGCCGGGCTCGCGACACTCCCCCAGCTGCCGCTGGGAGGTGCCCCCAGGCACCGCGCCTCTCCCCCGTAGCCCTTCGGGCACGGGAGGTGCCCCCACCGTTGTCGTCGGCCGCCGATGTCCCCCAGCTGCCGCTGGGAGGTGCCCCCACCGCATGGACTCCCTCCTCCGCCTTGCGATGCACGGCACCACCGGGACACCAGCCGCTCTGCGGCGGGCGCTCGCTGATCCGGCCTGATCAACCGGACAGGACCTACTGGCTGCGTACCGGACAAGCCTTCCACGCACGCGGGGCGAGCATTCCGGCTCTTTGCCAACTACTGCCCCGTAATGGCGCGGACAGGGAAACCGGCCCCGCCGGCAGGACGGGGCCGGCTGCTGCGGTGCTGCGCGTGGATCAGTTGTCCACCTGCAGAAGGAGGTTCGGCGAGCCGGGGCCGGCGTTCCGGCTCGATGGGGTGCGCCGCCCCCGGCCTGTCCGGCGTTCGAGGACGGACACACCGGTCGTCCGACGCGGTTCGGCAACACCGCGCCCCCGGCGCCGCCCCGCGCAGCGGATCGCGCCGTGGTTGGCCGGGGCCGGTGCGGGCTAACGTCGAGGGTGAAGGGCGGAGCACGTCTCGCCGTGCGTCCGCCCGGATCCGTATGTCCCCTGCGAAGGTGGAGCACGTGAAGGCCATTCGTCGGTTCACCGTACGCCCCGTCCTCCCAGATCCCCTCCGCCCGCTCAGCGACCTCGCCCGCAATCTGCGCTGGTCCTGGCACACCGAGACCCGTGACCTCTTCCAGTCCGTCGACCCCCAGGGGTGGCGCGCGGTGGGCGGCGACCCCGTGCGGCTGCTCGGGACCGTGTCCGCCGCGCGGCTCGACGAGCTGGCGCGCGACCGCCGCTTCCTGCGCAGGCTGTCGGCCGCCGCCGACGACCTCGACGACTACGTACGCGGCCGCAGGTGGTACCAGGCACGCGAGGCCGAAGGCGCCTCGCTGCCCGCCGCCGTCGCCTATTTCTCGCCCGAGTTCGGGATCACCGCCGCCCTGCCGCAGTACTCCGGCGGCCTCGGGATCCTGGCCGGCGACCATCTCAAGGCCGCCAGCGACCTCGGTGTACCGCTGATCGGGGTAGGCCTGCTCTACCGGCACGGGTACTTCCGGCAGACCCTGTCCCGGGACGGCTGGCAGCAGGAGCACTACCCGGTCCTCGACCCCAATGAGCTGCCGCTGGCCCTGCTGCGGGAGGCGGACGGCACCCCCAGCCGGGTCGTCCTCTCGCTGCCCGGCGGGCGCTTGCTGCACGCCCACGTCCGGCAGGCGCAGGTCGGCCGGGTGCCGCTGCTGATGCTCGACTCCGACGTCGAGGAGAACGGTCCCGGCGAACGCGAGGTCACCGACCGGCTGTACGGCGGCGGCAGCGAGCACCGGCTGCTCCAGGAGATGCTGCTCGGCATCGGCGGTGTCCGTGCCGTACGGGCGTACTGCCGGCTCACCGGCCGGCCGGCGCCCGAGGTGTTCCACACCAACGAGGGTCACGCGGGCTTCCTCGGCCTGGAACGCATCCGGGAGCTGGCCGCGGCCGGCCTGGACTTCGACGGCGCGCTGGAGGCGGTGCGGGCCGGCACGGTGTTCACCACGCACACACCCGTCCCGGCCGGCATCGACCGCTTCGACCGTGAGCTGGTCGCCCGCCACTTCGACGAGGGCGGCGAACTGCCCGGCGTACCCGTCGACCGGATCCTCCAGCTCGGCACGGAGAGCTACCCCGGGGGTGAGCCGAACCTCTTCAACATGGCCGTGATGGGCCTCCGGCTGGCCCAGCGGGCCAACGGCGTGTCCACTCTGCACGGCAGGGTCAGCCGGGAGATGTTCGCCGGTCTGTGGCCGGGCTTCGATCCGGACGAGGTCCCCATCACCTCGGTGACCAACGGGGTGCACGCACCCACCTGGGTCGCCCCCGAGGTGTTCCGGATCGGCGCCCGCCGGATCGGCGCGGGCCGTGCCGAGGACGCCCTCACCGTCGGCGGCTCCGAACGCTGGGACGCCCTCGCCGACATCTCGGACGCCGAGATCTGGGACCTCAGGCGGGTCCTGCGCGAACGGCTGGTGCTGGAGGTACGGCAGCGGCTGCACGCGTCCTGGCGGCAGCGCGGCGCCGGAGCCGCCGAACTCGGCTGGATCGACTCCGTACTCGATCCCGACGTCCTCACCATCGGCTTCGCCCGCCGAGTCCCCTCGTACAAGCGCCTCACCCTGATGCTGCGCGACCGCGACCGGCTGATGGACCTGCTCCTCCACCCGGAGCGCCCGGTGCAGATCGTGGTCGCCGGCAAGGCCCACCCGGCCGACGACGGCGGCAAGCGGCTCGTCCAGGAGCTGGTGCGCTTCTCCGACGACCCGAGGGTGCGCCACCGGCTGGTCTTCCTGCCCGACTACGGCATGGCGATGGCGCAGAATCTCTACCCCGGCTGCGACGTCTGGCTCAACAACCCCCTCCGGCCCCTGGAGGCCTGCGGCACCAGCGGTATGAAGGCCGCGCTCAACGGCTGCCTCAACCTCTCCGTCCTGGACGGCTGGTGGGACGAATGGTTCGGGCCCGACTTCGGCTGGGCCATTCCGACCGCCGACGGCGACGGCGGCTCGGGAGCCATCGACGCGGAGCGGCGCGACGACATCGAGGCCACGGCTCTCTACGACCTGATCGAGCAGCAGGTCACGCCCCGCTTCTACGACCGCGGCACCGGCGGACTGCCCGGCCGCTGGATCGAGATGGTCCGCCAGACCCTGGTGACCCTGGGCCCCAAGGTCCTGGCGGGACGCATGGTGCGTGAATACGTGGAGCGGCTGTACACCCCGGCCGCCGAGGCCCACCGTGCCCTGGACAGCACCACCGCCCGTGAACTCGCCGCCTGGAAGGCCCGTGTGCGCGACGCCTGGCCGCAGGTGAGCGTCGGCCATGTGGAGGCCGTGGCCGAACCGGCCACGGTCAACGGCACCGCCGAGCTCGGCTCCGCCCTCGGTCTGCGGGTCCGCGTCACGCTCGGCGGACTGCAGCCGGACGACGTGGAGGTGCAGGCCGTCGCCGGGCGCGTCGACTCCGACGACGCGATCGCGGACGCCCACACCTTCCCCCTGAAACCGGCCGGCAACGCGGACCTCGACGGCAGTTGGGTGTACGAGGGACCGCTCGCCCTCGACCGCACGGGCCCCTTCGGCTACACCGTCCGCATCCTGCCGGCCCATCGGTTGCTCGCCACCGGCGCGGACCTCGGACTGGTCGCCCTGCCCACGGAGGCGACGGGCGAGGGCGCGGGGGTGCTGATGCGCTGAGCTGGTTTTTGGGCTCGCTTCTCCCCGGACTTCGTCCGGGGGAGGACCTCAATGGGGGCGCTCGAGGCTGTGTCGACGGTCGACCACGCGGCGGAGCCGCATATCGATGCAGCCTCGGGCCTCGTTCCTCAGGACCTCCGTGCTCCTTCAGCTACTTCCCTCAGCTACCCCTGGGGGCACCCCAGGGGTGCCCCCACTCCCTTTCACCGTGCCGATATGCGCCTCCGGCGCGTGGAGCCGAGCCCCTTCGGCTCATTCGCCTGGTGGACAGGGGCACCGACTGGCGAACCCAGCGCCTCCGGGGGAGGGGCTCACTCGCCCCGGACATGGGCGGTGCCCGGAGCCGAGGGGCTCCGGGCACCAACACCTTCGGATCAGCTGCTGATCGGAAGGTGGAACCAAGGGTGGATCAGAAGGAGAGCTTCCAGCTGTTGATCTTGCCGGTGTCGAACCTGGCGACATCCCGGACGCGCAGCTTCCAGGTGCCGGCCGCGACCTCGCTGGAGGCGTTGACCGTGTAGGTCGCCACGATGTTGTCCGCGGAGTCGCCGCCGCTGGCGGCCTTCAGCGGGTAGACGGTGCCGTCGGGGGCCACCAGGTCGATGACCACGTCACCGCGCCAGGTGTGGGAGATGTTCACGCCCACCTTGAGGGTGGCCGGGGCGTTGCCCTCGTGGGTCACGTTGATGTTCGAGAAGACCGCGGGGCCGGCATCCGGGATGGAGACGGGGGTGGTGTTCTCGTACACCGGGCCGGTCGACGTGCCGGGACGGTCGCCGACACCGATGGCCGCCCAGGCGTCCTGGAGCGACTTGTACTCGGCGCTGGCGGTGCCGTACAGGGCCGCGGCGACGGCCTCGGTGCCGGCCCTGGCGCCCGCGTAGTTGGTGCTGCTGCCCCACTTGGTGGTGAGGGCCTTGAACCAGATCAGCTCGGCCTTGTCGCGGCCGATACCGGTGACCGGGAGGCCGTCGACGGTCGGCGAGTCGTAGGACACACCGTTGACCGTCTTGGCGCCGCTGCCCTCGGAGAGCAGGTAGAAGAAGTGGTTCGCCGGGCCCGAGGAGTAGTGGACGTCGACCGAGCCGATGCCGGAGTACCAGTAGTCCTTGGACCTGCTGTCCTTGCTGGGCTTGTCCATGTAGCGCAGCGGGGTGCCGTTGCCGTTGATGTCGATCTTCTCGCCGACCAGGTAGTCGCCGGGGTCGTTCGCGTTGTTGGCGTAGAACTCGACTGCGGCGGCGAAGATGTCGGAGGTCGCCTCGTTCAGACCGCCGGACTCGCCGCTGTAGATCAGGCCGGCGGTGTTGGAGGTGACGCCGTGGGTCATCTCGTGGGCGGCCACGTCGATGGAGGTCAGCGGCTTCGCGTTGGCGGAGCCGTCACCGTAGGTCATGCAGAAGCAGGAGTCGGACCAGAAGGCGTTGACGTAGGCGTTGCCGTAGTGGACCCGGGAGTACGCGCCGACACCGTCACCGCGGATACCGGTGCGGCCGTGCACGTTCTTGTAGTAGTCCCAGGTGAGCGCGGCGCCGTAGTGCGCGTCGGCGCCCGCGGTCTCGGCGTCCGACGGGGAGCCGTTGCCCCAGACGTCGTCGGCGCCGGAGAAGAGGGTGCCGGTGCCGGACGTGCCCTTGTTGAGGTTGTACGTCTTGTGGTTGCCGCGCGTGGTGTCGGTCAGGTTGTACGTGCTGCCGGACTGCGCGCTGCCGAGCGTGACCTGGCCGCTGTACTGCGTGTTGCCGACGCCGGTCTCGATGGCCTGCCACTCGTAGAGCTTCGCGCCGGTCGCGGCGTCGGTGACGACGTGCAACTCGTTCGGGGTGCCGTCGTGCTGGAGGCCGCCGACGACGGTCTCGTACGCGAGGACCGGCTTGCCCTTGGCCATCCAGACGACCTTGCGCGGGGCGCGGTCGGCCTTGGTCTTGGTGGAGCCCTCGGCGGAAGCGGCGGACAGTGCCTGTTTCTCGGCCGTGGCGGGCGCGACGTCGGCGGTGGTGTCGACGTTCTTCAGGGCCGCCTTGGAGGACTTGGTGACCGACTTGGTGACGCCGGCCTTGGTCTCCTCGACGATCAGGTCACCGCCGAGGACCGGAAGTCCCTGGTAGGTGCGCTCGTAGCGGGTGTGCGTGGTGCCGTCGCGGTCCTGGACGACATCGCGGACGACCAGCTTCTCCTGGGCGCCCAGGCCCAGTTCCTTGGCGGTCTCCGCCTTGGACGCGTCGGCGGCGCGTATGAGCGCGGTGCGCTCGGCGGGGCTGAGGCTTGCCGGGAGGGCTCCGGGGTTGACCTTGCCGAGGGCTTTGCCTGCGGTGGGTGCCGCGGTCGGCAGGCTGCCCGCGGTGGCGGTACCGGCCTGGACTCCGACGGTCAGCATGGCTGCGGCGGCGACGAGCGCACCGATCGCGGTGGCGCGCCGATGGGGGGTGGGTCTCAACGCAGACTCCTTCTGCATACGTGAGGGGACGGGCGACTGGGTGGGCCGCCCGTGTGGTGCAGGGTGGATGCGCAGAACGGTGAAGAGAGTGCCACCGGTCTTGAGTTCCTGTCAGGAGCGCGTCAAAAGGTTGGCCGAAAATGGTTCGTTGGCCGTAACGTCATGTTCGCTATACGGACAGTTCACCGAGGAGCGCGGCGATTCCGTCCAGGGTGCGCCGGAGTCCGAACTCGAACAGGGTGTCCAGTTCGAGGTCCATCCCGGGATCCCGCATGAACAGTGAGGTGAGCACCGGGTACTCCCCCGAGGACTGGATCGCCCGCATCCGCGAGTCCTGCAGGGCCATCCACTCCTCGGGGCTCACCCCGGTGTCCTGCCGTGCCTGGGACTCCATCCCGCTTGCCAGTGCGAAGCCCTGGACATAGGCGAAGAGCGAGAGATGGATCTGCATCATCTGGGAAGGGCGCAGGCCCAGACCGGAGAGGGCCCGCATGACCCACTCGGTGTGCTTCATGCCGTTCGCGGACGGGATCGGCCGGGTGAAGGAACCCATCGCCTGCGTCAGCCAGGGGTGGCGGCGGAAGATCCGCCACATCCGCCGGGTGGACAGCTCCAGTTGCGCCCGCCAGCCGTCCGGAGTCGTGTCCGGTTCCTCCTCCGCGAACGCGACGTCCGCCATCAGCCACATCAACTCGCCGCTGCCCCGCACATGGCGGGTCAGCGCCAAGGTGGAGGTGGACAGTTCGGTGGCCACCCGCCGGAGGGAGACCGCGGCCATCCCCTCGGCGTCCGCGATCCGCATTGCCGTGGCCACGACGACGTCCCTGGTCAGCCCTGCTGCCGGCGCAGCACGCCCGGCCGGCCCGGGATCACCCACGACCGTGCCGACACCCGGCACGGCCCGCACCAGCCCCTCCTTCTTCAGCGCGGCCAGCGCCTTCGTGGCCGTCGCCATCGCGACCCCCCACTCCTGGGTGATCCGGCGCGTGGACGGCACCAGGTCACCCGGCGCCAACTCGCCGGAGGCGATGCGCCGGCGGATGTCGGAGGCGATACGGAGGTAGGGCGGCTCGATCGTGGTCACGGCCGGAGCGTACTGTGCCCCTCCCGGCAACGTTTGCCCCGTCGCGACGCTCCCCCAGCTACCTCCCCCAGCTACCGCTGGGGGTGCCCCCAGGGGTGCCCCCAGGGGTGCCCCCAGGGGTGCCCCGGGCACGCACGCTCGCTGCGTTGGCCGAAAACCCGAGGAGCGCTGCTACGAGGGTCTTCGGCCGCCTTGCGATCGCACGCACCGGACGCCGCTCCTTGACGGGCACACGTCGCCGGTCGCGGCACTAGTGCACCGTCACGAACATAATCCCAGGTCGGAGCAGGGGCGTTGGGTCACCGCACCAGGGTGCACCACCCCCCTGTTTGGCGGTGTGCGCGGCGCGCTGGTTCGGTCTGCCGCATGGACACCGCTACGCGCGCCGGCCGACGCGAATGGGCCGCACTGGCCGTACTGATGCTGCCCCTCCTGCTCGTCTCCATGGACGTCTCCATCCTCTACTTCGCCATCCCCTTCATCAGCCAGGACCTCGCCCCCAGCTCCACCGAGCAGCTGTGGATCCTCGACATGTACGGCTTCGTCCTGGCCGGGCTGCTCATCACCATGGGCGCGGTGGGCGACCGCATCGGCCGCCGCACCCTGGTCCTCGCCGGAGCGGCCGTCTTCGGTGCGGCGTCGGTCATCGCCGCCTACGTCGACAGCCCCGGACAGCTCATCGCCGCGCGGGCGTTGCTCGGCGTCGGCGGCGCGGCCCTGATGCCGTCCACGCTCGCCCTCATCCGCAACCTCTTCCACGACGAGAAGCAGCGGGCCACGGCCGTCGCCCTGTGGACCACCGTCATGACCGCGGGCATTTCCTTCGGCCCCGTCCTCAGCGGCGCACTGCTCGAACACTTCTGGTGGGGCTCGGTCTTCCTCGTCAACCTGCCGGCCATG includes these proteins:
- the glgP gene encoding alpha-glucan family phosphorylase; this translates as MKAIRRFTVRPVLPDPLRPLSDLARNLRWSWHTETRDLFQSVDPQGWRAVGGDPVRLLGTVSAARLDELARDRRFLRRLSAAADDLDDYVRGRRWYQAREAEGASLPAAVAYFSPEFGITAALPQYSGGLGILAGDHLKAASDLGVPLIGVGLLYRHGYFRQTLSRDGWQQEHYPVLDPNELPLALLREADGTPSRVVLSLPGGRLLHAHVRQAQVGRVPLLMLDSDVEENGPGEREVTDRLYGGGSEHRLLQEMLLGIGGVRAVRAYCRLTGRPAPEVFHTNEGHAGFLGLERIRELAAAGLDFDGALEAVRAGTVFTTHTPVPAGIDRFDRELVARHFDEGGELPGVPVDRILQLGTESYPGGEPNLFNMAVMGLRLAQRANGVSTLHGRVSREMFAGLWPGFDPDEVPITSVTNGVHAPTWVAPEVFRIGARRIGAGRAEDALTVGGSERWDALADISDAEIWDLRRVLRERLVLEVRQRLHASWRQRGAGAAELGWIDSVLDPDVLTIGFARRVPSYKRLTLMLRDRDRLMDLLLHPERPVQIVVAGKAHPADDGGKRLVQELVRFSDDPRVRHRLVFLPDYGMAMAQNLYPGCDVWLNNPLRPLEACGTSGMKAALNGCLNLSVLDGWWDEWFGPDFGWAIPTADGDGGSGAIDAERRDDIEATALYDLIEQQVTPRFYDRGTGGLPGRWIEMVRQTLVTLGPKVLAGRMVREYVERLYTPAAEAHRALDSTTARELAAWKARVRDAWPQVSVGHVEAVAEPATVNGTAELGSALGLRVRVTLGGLQPDDVEVQAVAGRVDSDDAIADAHTFPLKPAGNADLDGSWVYEGPLALDRTGPFGYTVRILPAHRLLATGADLGLVALPTEATGEGAGVLMR
- a CDS encoding TetR/AcrR family transcriptional regulator C-terminal domain-containing protein, yielding MTTIEPPYLRIASDIRRRIASGELAPGDLVPSTRRITQEWGVAMATATKALAALKKEGLVRAVPGVGTVVGDPGPAGRAAPAAGLTRDVVVATAMRIADAEGMAAVSLRRVATELSTSTLALTRHVRGSGELMWLMADVAFAEEEPDTTPDGWRAQLELSTRRMWRIFRRHPWLTQAMGSFTRPIPSANGMKHTEWVMRALSGLGLRPSQMMQIHLSLFAYVQGFALASGMESQARQDTGVSPEEWMALQDSRMRAIQSSGEYPVLTSLFMRDPGMDLELDTLFEFGLRRTLDGIAALLGELSV
- a CDS encoding M4 family metallopeptidase; its protein translation is MRPTPHRRATAIGALVAAAAMLTVGVQAGTATAGSLPTAAPTAGKALGKVNPGALPASLSPAERTALIRAADASKAETAKELGLGAQEKLVVRDVVQDRDGTTHTRYERTYQGLPVLGGDLIVEETKAGVTKSVTKSSKAALKNVDTTADVAPATAEKQALSAASAEGSTKTKADRAPRKVVWMAKGKPVLAYETVVGGLQHDGTPNELHVVTDAATGAKLYEWQAIETGVGNTQYSGQVTLGSAQSGSTYNLTDTTRGNHKTYNLNKGTSGTGTLFSGADDVWGNGSPSDAETAGADAHYGAALTWDYYKNVHGRTGIRGDGVGAYSRVHYGNAYVNAFWSDSCFCMTYGDGSANAKPLTSIDVAAHEMTHGVTSNTAGLIYSGESGGLNEATSDIFAAAVEFYANNANDPGDYLVGEKIDINGNGTPLRYMDKPSKDSRSKDYWYSGIGSVDVHYSSGPANHFFYLLSEGSGAKTVNGVSYDSPTVDGLPVTGIGRDKAELIWFKALTTKWGSSTNYAGARAGTEAVAAALYGTASAEYKSLQDAWAAIGVGDRPGTSTGPVYENTTPVSIPDAGPAVFSNINVTHEGNAPATLKVGVNISHTWRGDVVIDLVAPDGTVYPLKAASGGDSADNIVATYTVNASSEVAAGTWKLRVRDVARFDTGKINSWKLSF